The following proteins come from a genomic window of Gemmatimonas sp.:
- a CDS encoding IPT/TIG domain-containing protein, with amino-acid sequence MSTLPGPALATAMWLVACHARPSGAPLLTSVTPTAVTLTGGAVAMVTVRGRGFDSLNTVHFGRLRVPGVPRTNDSTMRFAVPADDAFLPGRGGAPVLPLASGTYDLRVENASGISNALAVTVTAAQGAR; translated from the coding sequence TTGTCGACCCTCCCCGGTCCAGCGCTCGCAACGGCCATGTGGCTCGTGGCCTGTCACGCCCGCCCCAGCGGCGCGCCGCTCCTCACCAGCGTCACGCCCACCGCGGTCACGTTGACGGGCGGCGCCGTGGCGATGGTCACGGTGCGGGGCCGTGGCTTTGACTCACTCAACACCGTGCACTTCGGCCGCCTTCGCGTGCCGGGCGTGCCGCGCACCAACGACAGCACGATGCGATTTGCCGTTCCTGCCGACGATGCCTTCCTCCCCGGTCGCGGAGGCGCCCCGGTGCTGCCGCTGGCGTCGGGGACGTACGACCTTCGTGTCGAGAATGCGAGTGGCATCTCCAATGCGCTCGCGGTGACCGTGACCGCCGCCCAGGGGGCCCGATGA
- a CDS encoding TonB-dependent receptor: MSFFRRFAVVAGAAITSVAVAAPLSAQQDRQDSTARRIEPITVRGARAPSVTGGATVVTIRPDSLPVPLAPAPHIGDVLRQTAFVLVRQNSRGEMEIGVRGSDSRQAAVLLDGLPLTVGWDSRTDPSLIPTTGVEQIVVVRGLASLLSGANTLGGVIRMDLNGPLTRSARHTTSLQLGTGVDQYASRVLSLHAARPFAVPGGTLRVRGGVTHRQRDGFALPAFGGGDGLTGGLPDAGSPGNAALRTNTDQRQLDGFATLRYDHRSGAFAGFTATGYDTERGVAPEQHIRSPRYWRYPQQARTLGMFTAGTGLRRTPFGFGSVQASAGRSAQDIEIESFTNRSYRTLSTRELGDEVSDVYRLAANHSLPRNAQLRLAVTETGVRYDETLDAQLATARATRYEQRLGSIGAELDIPVHERLLVSGGMVHDEATTPQSGGRPSLGRLARTGWRLGTTLRVNDGIRLHASASERARFAALRELYSGALDRFDPNPLLRPERLLGVETGLTLDGGRFAEHGVQFQLVGFQHRLDDAVVRITLPNRLFRRVNRDAIRSAGVEMLASWTPRALRGATVSGDATLQRIRVYDRTIAGNANNERRAEHNPERRASLAVTSPTVLGVRGSVMARHIGAQYCQHPDLGRQVRLKAQTIGDAAITRTFALRTRGLLQRLTALLAIDNVGDRAAFDQCGLPQPGRTLRVGLTLGS; this comes from the coding sequence ATGTCCTTTTTCCGTCGCTTTGCCGTTGTCGCCGGTGCGGCAATCACCAGTGTTGCAGTCGCCGCACCGTTGTCCGCACAACAGGACCGGCAGGACTCCACCGCGCGCCGCATTGAGCCAATCACCGTACGCGGCGCGCGCGCGCCGTCGGTGACCGGTGGTGCCACGGTGGTCACCATTCGCCCCGATTCGCTCCCGGTACCACTCGCGCCAGCCCCCCATATTGGCGATGTGCTGCGCCAGACGGCCTTCGTGCTGGTCCGCCAGAACTCACGGGGCGAAATGGAAATCGGGGTGCGCGGCAGCGACTCCCGGCAGGCCGCCGTGCTGCTCGACGGGTTGCCGCTTACCGTGGGGTGGGACTCCCGTACCGACCCGTCGCTCATTCCCACCACGGGGGTCGAGCAGATCGTCGTGGTACGCGGACTCGCCTCACTCCTGAGCGGCGCCAATACGCTGGGCGGCGTGATTCGCATGGACCTGAACGGCCCGCTCACCCGCAGCGCCCGGCACACCACATCGCTGCAACTCGGCACGGGGGTGGACCAGTATGCCTCACGGGTGCTCTCGCTACACGCGGCCCGCCCCTTCGCCGTCCCCGGGGGCACGCTGCGCGTACGCGGCGGCGTGACGCACCGCCAGCGCGATGGCTTCGCCCTGCCCGCGTTCGGCGGCGGAGATGGACTCACGGGGGGGCTACCCGACGCCGGGAGCCCCGGGAACGCCGCCTTGCGCACCAATACCGATCAGCGCCAGCTCGACGGCTTTGCCACGCTGCGCTATGACCACCGGAGCGGCGCGTTCGCCGGCTTCACGGCAACCGGCTACGACACCGAACGCGGGGTCGCGCCCGAACAGCACATTCGGTCGCCACGGTACTGGCGGTACCCGCAGCAAGCCCGCACGCTGGGCATGTTCACCGCGGGCACCGGTCTTCGGCGTACTCCGTTCGGCTTCGGGTCGGTCCAGGCCAGTGCCGGCCGAAGCGCGCAGGACATCGAGATCGAAAGCTTCACCAATCGCAGCTACCGCACGTTGAGCACGCGCGAGCTGGGCGACGAAGTGAGTGATGTGTATCGCTTGGCGGCGAATCACTCGCTGCCACGGAACGCGCAGCTGCGGCTCGCCGTCACGGAAACCGGCGTCAGGTACGACGAAACGCTCGACGCCCAGCTCGCCACCGCGCGCGCCACGCGCTACGAGCAGCGCCTCGGCAGTATCGGCGCGGAACTCGACATCCCCGTTCACGAGCGCCTGCTGGTAAGCGGTGGCATGGTTCACGATGAGGCCACCACGCCACAAAGCGGCGGTCGCCCTTCCCTGGGGCGTCTTGCGCGCACCGGCTGGCGGCTGGGCACGACGTTGCGCGTGAACGACGGTATCCGCCTGCACGCCTCCGCCAGCGAACGGGCGCGTTTTGCCGCCTTGCGTGAGCTGTACAGCGGGGCGCTCGACCGCTTCGATCCCAACCCGCTGCTTCGTCCGGAGCGACTGCTGGGGGTGGAAACCGGTCTCACCCTGGATGGTGGCCGATTCGCCGAGCATGGCGTGCAGTTCCAGCTCGTGGGCTTCCAGCATCGCCTCGATGATGCCGTGGTGCGCATCACGCTGCCGAATCGCCTCTTTCGTCGCGTGAACCGTGACGCCATCCGCAGCGCGGGCGTGGAGATGCTTGCCTCGTGGACACCGCGCGCGCTGCGCGGGGCAACGGTCAGCGGCGACGCCACCCTGCAGCGCATCCGGGTGTACGACCGGACGATCGCCGGGAACGCGAACAATGAACGTCGCGCCGAGCACAACCCGGAACGGCGGGCGTCGCTGGCGGTGACCTCACCGACCGTCCTTGGTGTTCGCGGGAGTGTCATGGCCCGACATATCGGCGCGCAGTACTGCCAGCACCCCGACCTGGGCCGACAGGTAAGGCTCAAGGCCCAGACGATCGGCGACGCCGCGATCACCCGCACGTTCGCCCTTCGTACCCGCGGCCTGCTGCAGCGTCTCACGGCGCTGCTGGCGATCGACAATGTGGGCGATCGTGCCGCCTTTGATCAGTGCGGACTCCCCCAACCCGGGCGCACGCTGCGCGTGGGACTCACGCTGGGGTCATGA
- a CDS encoding Ig-like domain-containing protein: MRALLRVIRFAPATPRAMRSPAGGRGWSSILLTAVAATITACGGDPAEPDVPAVVTVTATGSTSVTSGSTVQLTAAYRDSKGRPVANPSITWGSADATVATVSATGLVTGARAGTAAITATVSGTTGSLPITVTAGVAAKLSVVRQPAGAAQRTPLLIQPVVEVRDAADNLVTSSTIAVSVTTNIGGVSGTTTIPAQQGVARFTDLALQGVAGSRTLLFTAGNLITAASDGIDLAPGPVSSIALASSALRLRSGVPAGANGVVAQLRDQDGNAVALSGRRVVAAVTGGIGSTTVSGTTATTDAQGRAVFSALTVTGTAGTRSLAVTADSITTPATATVTLGGGVPTRVVIDRDVPATIDAGIAMQPAPVVRLVDALNNFAEEPGVTIRVTSDGATFVRETAVTDAVGRATFTGLTFATGAGTRTLRFAADGLTAATSRTVAVGPIDTTTQPIRIVTARSEADTSVRVIELDNTTSALTPFLLTRDLQGQPTSPASVRWVSRDPSVATVSADGRITGAGAGRTFIVAQASRTSSVADSLLVFVPKSGTGPILRATLPSYRITTDTFSITIEIVPRDGRPLTAADFEVAWPGNRAFLFSPFNVTGFTLLRPGMFTQQVDLAQSLRVTWASTTPVTGPVQLIRLQARVNQRSQGNQLVITLNQLLRGDLTDVTAATSIFNPSVIIP, encoded by the coding sequence ATGCGTGCCCTTCTTCGTGTGATTCGGTTTGCGCCGGCGACGCCACGTGCCATGCGTTCCCCCGCCGGTGGTCGCGGGTGGTCCAGCATCCTGCTGACCGCCGTCGCGGCCACGATCACCGCCTGCGGTGGTGATCCGGCAGAGCCTGATGTGCCAGCCGTGGTTACCGTGACGGCGACCGGATCCACCTCCGTGACCTCGGGATCCACGGTCCAGCTCACTGCTGCCTATCGAGACAGCAAGGGCCGGCCGGTCGCGAACCCGTCCATCACCTGGGGGTCTGCCGATGCCACCGTGGCCACGGTGTCAGCCACCGGGCTGGTGACCGGTGCCAGGGCCGGTACCGCCGCCATCACCGCCACGGTGTCGGGCACGACGGGTAGCCTGCCCATCACGGTCACCGCGGGTGTTGCGGCGAAGCTGTCGGTGGTCCGACAGCCGGCCGGTGCCGCCCAGCGCACCCCGCTGCTCATCCAACCCGTCGTCGAGGTGCGGGATGCCGCCGACAACCTCGTGACGTCGAGCACCATCGCGGTATCGGTGACGACCAACATTGGGGGGGTCTCCGGGACCACGACCATTCCGGCGCAGCAGGGGGTGGCCCGCTTCACCGATCTCGCGCTGCAAGGCGTGGCAGGCTCGCGCACGCTGCTGTTCACCGCCGGCAATCTCATCACCGCGGCGTCCGACGGTATCGATCTCGCGCCTGGCCCCGTGTCGAGCATCGCACTGGCGAGCTCTGCTCTCCGTCTGCGCAGTGGCGTCCCGGCCGGCGCCAACGGCGTCGTGGCCCAGCTGCGCGATCAGGACGGTAACGCCGTGGCGCTGAGCGGGCGACGCGTGGTGGCTGCCGTCACGGGTGGCATTGGCAGTACCACCGTGAGCGGTACCACCGCCACGACCGATGCGCAGGGGCGGGCCGTCTTCAGTGCCCTCACGGTGACCGGTACGGCCGGTACCCGCTCGCTGGCCGTGACGGCGGATTCCATCACCACACCGGCCACGGCCACGGTGACACTGGGCGGCGGCGTCCCCACCCGTGTGGTTATCGATCGCGATGTTCCCGCCACCATCGATGCCGGTATCGCGATGCAGCCGGCGCCGGTGGTTCGGCTCGTCGATGCGTTGAACAACTTCGCGGAAGAGCCCGGGGTGACGATACGCGTCACCAGCGACGGGGCGACGTTCGTTCGCGAGACCGCCGTTACCGACGCAGTGGGGCGCGCCACCTTCACGGGGCTCACCTTTGCCACGGGGGCCGGGACGCGGACGCTGCGTTTTGCCGCCGACGGTCTCACTGCCGCGACCTCCCGCACGGTCGCCGTGGGGCCCATCGACACCACCACGCAGCCCATTCGTATCGTGACGGCGCGTTCGGAGGCCGACACGTCGGTGCGGGTGATCGAACTCGACAACACGACCTCCGCGCTCACACCGTTTCTGCTGACGCGGGACCTGCAGGGACAGCCCACGAGCCCGGCCAGTGTGCGGTGGGTCTCGCGCGATCCCTCGGTGGCCACGGTGTCGGCGGATGGCCGCATTACCGGCGCCGGCGCCGGACGCACGTTCATCGTGGCCCAGGCCAGTCGAACCAGCAGCGTCGCCGATTCCCTGCTGGTCTTCGTACCGAAGAGCGGCACCGGTCCCATTCTCCGGGCCACCCTGCCAAGCTATCGCATCACCACCGACACGTTCTCGATCACCATCGAAATCGTACCGCGTGATGGGCGCCCGCTGACGGCGGCGGACTTCGAGGTGGCGTGGCCGGGCAATCGGGCCTTCCTCTTCTCACCGTTCAATGTGACCGGGTTCACGCTGCTGCGCCCCGGCATGTTCACCCAGCAGGTCGACCTTGCCCAGTCGTTGCGGGTGACCTGGGCCAGTACCACACCGGTGACCGGTCCCGTCCAGCTCATTCGTCTGCAGGCGCGGGTGAACCAGCGCAGTCAGGGCAACCAACTTGTTATCACGCTCAATCAGTTGCTGCGGGGTGACCTCACCGATGTCACGGCGGCCACCTCGATCTTCAATCCGTCGGTGATCATCCCATGA
- a CDS encoding dockerin type I domain-containing protein, whose amino-acid sequence MMNAAVQHLPQPARHRLARTVLALLVATVAASPLAAQEREGDAEQRRLALLEQWDSATPFNGGGNGVTFTKWLQAVGGMRASVRASVTVPQAQQWTSIGPRGLYGDNGFFGSLPQLDAGRVSALAFHPTDRFTMYVGTAAGGVWKSTNEGSTWVPLTDTECSLTTGSIAIDPVNPDIVYVGTGEVSEVTAGCGMLRSTNGGASWTLFGTDVFTQNAATAWPIYGVVVDRASAGTTSATTVVAATLRGIMRSTNSGQSWTVVTPALTFSDIVQHPTDANVMYAARVGVAGSAFPPGLWRSSDRGATWAAVTTFPVDSVQRMEIAVSRARPGSVWMLAGRPDQQLGGVWRWDDATSSRTTLDAVGPRLPEPNGRLNFGTQSGYNLMIAVDHADANIVYIGGVRAYRSIDGGATFREMAERIHVDWHAIAVDPNNPQRVLSGNDGGVFLSRDRGASWSALNAGLTTTLHYPGMSLHPTDPSGVLTGLQDNGTIITRNGMLQWNGVFGGDGSFTAIDPQSPTTYYVSSQRGNINRVNATTGQITRASIDTLQDLRRAFITPFVLDVTRPTRLYYGGSRVFRTDNQGTTWVPISPDLTRGTGVINAIAVAPTDSNVIYVGTTDGNVRASRDYGITWLAPQTTLPARSMTDFAVKPTDPNTVVLTVGGSGSPHVYLSRDAGATWNDISGSLPDVTTQAVAWGPDNRLYVGNMFGVYESANEGRSWTRQPGMPTIRITDLVYNARTNRLVAATYGRGIWAYDFATGAAVLRGDVNGDNQVDAADALLIQQALAGIQLPATVTLFPAADANCDGRMQVLDALLVLRHAVGENTGACVGTRR is encoded by the coding sequence ATGATGAACGCCGCCGTGCAGCACTTGCCGCAGCCCGCTCGCCACCGGCTCGCACGAACGGTGCTGGCGCTCCTGGTCGCAACGGTCGCTGCGTCGCCCCTGGCGGCCCAGGAACGTGAAGGGGATGCCGAGCAGCGCCGGCTGGCGCTGCTCGAGCAGTGGGACAGCGCCACGCCGTTCAATGGCGGAGGCAACGGCGTCACGTTCACCAAGTGGTTGCAGGCCGTGGGGGGGATGCGCGCGTCGGTGCGTGCGTCCGTCACGGTGCCGCAGGCACAGCAGTGGACCAGCATCGGGCCGCGCGGCCTGTACGGCGACAATGGCTTCTTCGGGTCGCTCCCGCAGCTGGACGCCGGACGGGTATCGGCGCTGGCGTTCCACCCGACCGATCGCTTTACCATGTACGTGGGGACGGCGGCGGGCGGTGTGTGGAAGAGCACGAACGAAGGATCCACCTGGGTCCCGCTCACCGATACGGAGTGCTCCCTGACGACCGGCTCCATCGCCATCGACCCGGTGAATCCTGACATCGTGTACGTGGGCACGGGTGAGGTATCTGAGGTGACGGCCGGGTGCGGGATGCTGCGCAGCACGAACGGCGGTGCCTCGTGGACGCTGTTCGGCACCGACGTCTTCACGCAAAATGCCGCCACGGCGTGGCCCATCTACGGCGTGGTGGTGGACCGTGCCAGCGCCGGCACCACCAGCGCCACGACGGTGGTGGCGGCCACCCTGCGCGGCATCATGCGCTCCACGAACTCCGGCCAGTCGTGGACAGTGGTCACACCCGCGCTCACCTTCAGCGACATCGTGCAGCATCCCACCGATGCCAACGTGATGTACGCGGCGCGCGTGGGCGTGGCCGGTAGCGCGTTTCCACCGGGGCTCTGGCGTTCGAGCGACCGCGGGGCCACGTGGGCCGCGGTGACCACGTTCCCGGTGGACTCGGTGCAACGCATGGAGATCGCCGTGTCGCGCGCTCGTCCCGGCAGCGTGTGGATGCTGGCCGGGCGACCGGACCAGCAACTCGGCGGCGTCTGGCGCTGGGATGACGCCACGTCGTCGCGCACGACGCTCGATGCCGTCGGGCCCCGATTGCCCGAACCGAATGGCCGACTCAACTTCGGCACCCAGAGCGGCTACAACCTCATGATCGCCGTGGATCACGCCGATGCCAATATCGTCTACATTGGCGGCGTGCGTGCGTACCGCAGCATCGACGGCGGGGCCACGTTCCGTGAGATGGCCGAGCGTATTCACGTCGACTGGCACGCCATCGCGGTCGATCCGAACAACCCGCAGCGTGTCTTGTCGGGGAACGATGGTGGCGTATTCCTCTCGCGCGATCGCGGCGCCTCCTGGAGCGCACTCAACGCCGGGCTTACCACCACGCTGCATTACCCCGGCATGTCGCTGCACCCGACCGATCCGAGCGGGGTGCTGACCGGGCTGCAGGACAATGGCACGATCATCACGCGCAACGGCATGCTGCAATGGAACGGCGTGTTCGGTGGCGACGGATCGTTCACCGCCATCGATCCCCAATCGCCTACCACGTACTACGTGTCGAGCCAGCGCGGCAACATCAACCGTGTGAACGCCACGACCGGGCAGATCACCCGCGCGTCTATTGACACGCTCCAGGATCTCCGCCGCGCCTTCATCACGCCGTTCGTGCTCGACGTGACGCGGCCCACGCGCCTGTACTACGGCGGGTCGCGCGTGTTCCGTACCGACAACCAGGGCACCACCTGGGTACCCATCTCGCCCGACCTCACGCGCGGTACCGGGGTCATCAACGCCATTGCCGTAGCACCGACGGATTCCAACGTGATCTACGTGGGGACCACCGACGGCAACGTGCGCGCTTCGCGCGACTACGGCATTACGTGGCTGGCGCCGCAAACCACGTTGCCCGCGCGCAGCATGACGGACTTCGCGGTGAAGCCCACTGATCCCAACACCGTGGTCCTCACCGTTGGCGGCTCGGGAAGTCCCCATGTGTACCTGTCCCGGGATGCGGGCGCCACATGGAACGACATCTCCGGCTCGCTCCCCGATGTCACCACGCAGGCGGTCGCCTGGGGCCCCGACAACCGGTTGTACGTGGGTAACATGTTCGGCGTGTACGAAAGCGCCAACGAAGGGCGGTCGTGGACGCGTCAACCGGGCATGCCCACCATTCGCATCACCGACCTGGTGTACAATGCCCGCACCAACCGGCTGGTGGCCGCCACCTACGGTCGCGGCATCTGGGCGTACGACTTCGCCACCGGGGCCGCGGTGCTGCGCGGCGATGTCAACGGCGACAATCAGGTGGATGCAGCCGACGCCCTGCTCATCCAGCAGGCGCTGGCGGGGATTCAGCTGCCGGCCACCGTAACCCTCTTCCCCGCTGCCGACGCCAATTGCGACGGACGCATGCAGGTGCTGGACGCATTGCTCGTGCTCAGGCACGCGGTGGGTGAGAACACCGGGGCGTGCGTGGGGACACGACGCTGA